Proteins encoded within one genomic window of Candidatus Deferrimicrobium sp.:
- the ilvN gene encoding acetolactate synthase small subunit, which translates to MLQTISLLVENKPGALMRVTGVLSARGWNIDSLTVARTLDAAQSRMTIVVDIEPVLRRQVIKQMNKLINVLQASDLTESLAVRREMALVRVRTTAENRAGILRDAEIYGARVVDATADGFGLECTGPVEKVEEFIDAMRSFGDIDVTRSGIVAVSMESRKLRLAPPVQAGASGAEERPSC; encoded by the coding sequence ATGCTTCAGACGATATCTTTGCTGGTGGAGAACAAGCCGGGGGCGCTGATGCGAGTCACCGGTGTGTTGAGCGCCCGGGGATGGAACATCGACAGCCTGACGGTTGCGCGCACCCTCGACGCGGCGCAGTCCCGCATGACGATCGTGGTGGACATCGAACCGGTTCTGCGCAGGCAGGTCATCAAGCAGATGAACAAGCTGATCAACGTGCTCCAGGCATCGGACCTGACCGAGTCCCTCGCCGTCCGCCGCGAGATGGCGCTGGTGCGCGTACGGACCACCGCGGAGAACCGCGCGGGGATCCTGAGGGACGCGGAGATCTACGGGGCCCGGGTGGTCGACGCCACCGCGGACGGCTTCGGACTGGAGTGCACCGGCCCGGTCGAGAAGGTCGAGGAGTTCATCGACGCGATGCGGAGCTTCGGAGATATCGACGTCACCCGATCCGGCATCGTAGCCGTGTCGATGGAGAGCCGAAAGCTCCGGCTGGCCCCTCCGGTACAGGCCGGGGCCAGCGGCGCAGAGGAACGTCCGAGCTGCTGA
- a CDS encoding hemerythrin domain-containing protein: protein MEKYLRTPIKEIIGKHPQVGALLEEYRIGCVPCSVGTCLLADIVEIHNLSPEDEGALMTRIAGIVSPGQVVALPEPRNRRPEATRKFSYSPPMKALVEEHRQIKRFLDVLPAVINRVDARSEADRDLVRDSLDFIRSYADRFHHAKEEDILFACFDPGLDILKAMREDHERGRAHVRAAGEALARCDGEGIAWNLHGYAEVLREHIKKEDEILYPWMDRNLSMRQVGELFARFRAVDERFAENRKKYESFVGRLEDAYSETISEVR, encoded by the coding sequence ATGGAGAAATACCTTCGCACGCCAATCAAGGAGATCATCGGGAAGCATCCGCAGGTCGGGGCCCTTCTCGAGGAATACCGCATCGGGTGCGTCCCGTGCAGCGTGGGCACGTGCCTGCTTGCGGACATCGTGGAGATCCATAACCTCTCCCCGGAAGACGAGGGGGCGCTGATGACGAGGATTGCCGGCATCGTGTCCCCCGGCCAGGTCGTCGCACTTCCGGAACCGCGGAATCGCAGGCCGGAGGCGACCCGGAAATTCTCGTACTCGCCGCCGATGAAGGCGCTGGTGGAAGAACACCGGCAGATCAAGCGGTTCCTCGACGTTCTCCCCGCCGTCATCAACCGCGTGGACGCGCGGTCGGAGGCGGACCGTGATCTTGTCCGCGACAGCCTCGACTTCATACGGTCGTATGCAGACCGTTTCCACCATGCCAAGGAAGAGGACATCCTCTTTGCCTGCTTCGATCCCGGTCTCGACATCCTCAAGGCGATGCGCGAAGACCACGAGCGGGGCCGTGCGCACGTACGGGCCGCCGGCGAGGCGCTTGCGCGGTGCGACGGGGAGGGGATCGCCTGGAATCTCCATGGGTACGCGGAGGTTCTCAGAGAGCACATCAAGAAGGAGGACGAGATTCTCTACCCGTGGATGGACCGGAACCTCTCGATGCGCCAGGTGGGCGAGCTGTTCGCGCGGTTCCGCGCGGTGGACGAGAGGTTCGCGGAGAACCGGAAGAAGTACGAGTCGTTCGTCGGGCGGCTCGAGGATGCGTATTCAGAGACCATTTCGGAGGTGAGATGA
- a CDS encoding thiamine pyrophosphate-dependent enzyme, protein VGQHQMWGAQFLRFNRPRLWLSSGGLGSMGFGLPSAIGAQIANPGSLVFALVGDGGFQMSIPELATVANHRLPIKIVVMNNGHLGMVRQWQELFYNNRLSAVALEGFPDASMLAGAYGFPGRTVEDPGVLGQALDAAVRHPGPYLLNVKVSSFECVYPMVPAGAAIDEMVLGPPKAAAV, encoded by the coding sequence ACGTGGGACAGCACCAGATGTGGGGAGCGCAGTTCCTGCGGTTCAATCGGCCGCGGCTGTGGCTCAGTTCCGGGGGCCTGGGCTCGATGGGGTTCGGGCTGCCTTCCGCCATCGGCGCCCAGATCGCCAACCCGGGCAGTCTCGTCTTCGCCCTGGTGGGTGACGGCGGCTTCCAGATGTCGATCCCTGAACTGGCCACGGTGGCCAACCACCGCCTGCCGATCAAGATCGTCGTGATGAACAACGGTCACCTCGGGATGGTGCGGCAATGGCAGGAGCTGTTCTACAACAACCGGCTCTCCGCCGTGGCGCTCGAGGGATTCCCCGACGCATCGATGCTGGCGGGCGCGTACGGGTTCCCCGGACGGACGGTGGAGGATCCGGGGGTACTCGGGCAGGCGCTGGACGCCGCGGTCCGGCACCCGGGGCCGTATCTGTTGAACGTCAAGGTGTCATCGTTCGAGTGCGTCTACCCGATGGTACCGGCCGGAGCGGCGATCGACGAGATGGTGCTGGGACCGCCGAAAGCGGCGGCGGTCTAG